One genomic segment of Chitinophaga sancti includes these proteins:
- a CDS encoding universal stress protein — translation MKTMLIPVDFTATTENTIRFASEWAHRFGYDRIILLKTFYDTVFDNIAVSAEYAPVSQDFRWQERKESTEKLDHMADELSARMEDDMAVLTAVSEVPLLRAINETIRAESVDMVLLGSDSCQSTSNSFIAGNIISIAKISPVRVLVVPSHYSFRPINDVLLPCDYRMMGNLAKLNDPKDSAMAKEIYLHVLNVDAKERYINPDENFKDLEAHLHSYLQNFKHDINYSNEKNIIDGIIKYTNVNDFQLIISLPGKHSFLYYLTNKSISEAICRNAKVPVLILK, via the coding sequence ATGAAAACGATGCTTATTCCCGTTGATTTCACGGCTACAACTGAAAATACGATTCGTTTTGCAAGTGAGTGGGCACACCGGTTTGGGTACGATCGGATTATTTTGTTAAAGACCTTTTATGATACAGTTTTTGACAATATTGCAGTATCTGCGGAGTATGCGCCAGTAAGCCAGGATTTCAGGTGGCAGGAACGGAAAGAGAGTACGGAGAAACTGGATCATATGGCGGATGAGCTCAGTGCCAGGATGGAAGACGATATGGCGGTATTGACGGCGGTGAGTGAGGTGCCTTTGTTACGGGCTATTAATGAAACGATCAGAGCGGAAAGTGTGGATATGGTGCTGTTGGGTAGTGATAGTTGCCAGTCAACTAGTAATAGTTTTATAGCGGGGAATATAATCAGTATAGCAAAGATTTCTCCTGTTCGGGTATTGGTGGTGCCTTCTCATTATAGTTTCCGTCCTATCAATGATGTATTGCTGCCTTGTGATTACAGGATGATGGGAAACCTGGCGAAGCTGAATGACCCGAAGGATTCTGCGATGGCGAAGGAAATATACTTACATGTGCTGAATGTAGATGCAAAAGAGCGTTATATAAACCCGGATGAGAATTTTAAGGACCTGGAGGCGCATTTGCATAGTTATCTGCAGAATTTTAAGCATGATATTAATTATAGTAATGAGAAGAATATTATTGATGGGATTATAAAGTATACGAATGTGAATGATTTTCAGTTGATCATTTCATTGCCGGGGAAACATAGTTTCTTATATTATTTGACGAATAAGAGTATTAGTGAGGCGATATGCAGGAATGCGAAGGTGCCGGTGCTGATATTGAAATGA
- a CDS encoding type IX secretion system membrane protein PorP/SprF, protein MKKIFLIAGLLFAGSLTLKAQQDAQYSQYMFNGIYINPAYAGYKEQLNAHSFYRSQWTGIRGAPRTFSIAVDAAVASDNVGLAFQVTSDKLGAQSTLGGYGSYAYRIRLNPDGSSRLAFGVSFGILQKSINTSELVTNDPETNMPAGVQRTVSPDARAGVYFSNDRFFAGFSVDNMIINYLKSGKYKLVPQSKMHYYLTAGGLLPLNEDFQLKPSFLLKDDLGGPTSLDLNTFILYKDILWLGGSYRTRVNLYDKGYLQSALTYSNSVVAAIELFPVPNMRVGYAYDITTGPLNGYSSGTHEVSVGYTFPGFKARMANPRVF, encoded by the coding sequence ATGAAAAAGATATTTTTAATTGCAGGCTTATTATTCGCAGGGTCATTGACACTGAAAGCCCAGCAGGATGCACAGTACAGCCAGTATATGTTTAACGGGATCTATATCAATCCCGCATATGCCGGCTACAAGGAGCAACTGAACGCGCATAGCTTTTATCGCAGTCAGTGGACCGGTATCCGCGGTGCTCCCCGTACATTCTCAATAGCTGTAGATGCTGCTGTAGCAAGTGATAACGTTGGTCTGGCCTTCCAGGTCACCAGCGACAAACTGGGTGCACAGAGCACCCTGGGAGGATACGGTAGCTATGCCTACCGTATCCGTCTGAATCCCGACGGAAGCTCAAGGCTGGCTTTCGGTGTAAGTTTCGGAATTTTGCAAAAGAGCATCAATACTTCGGAACTCGTCACCAATGATCCTGAAACCAATATGCCGGCAGGTGTTCAGCGCACGGTGTCGCCAGATGCAAGGGCAGGGGTCTACTTCTCCAACGACCGCTTCTTTGCTGGTTTCTCGGTTGATAATATGATCATTAACTACCTGAAAAGCGGTAAGTATAAACTGGTACCACAATCAAAAATGCACTACTACCTCACCGCAGGTGGTTTGTTGCCACTGAATGAAGACTTCCAGTTAAAGCCGTCTTTTCTTCTGAAAGATGATTTAGGTGGTCCGACCAGTCTGGACTTAAATACATTTATCCTCTACAAGGACATTCTCTGGCTGGGAGGCTCTTATCGTACCAGGGTGAACCTGTATGATAAAGGTTATTTACAAAGCGCGCTGACCTACAGCAACTCTGTAGTAGCCGCCATCGAGCTTTTCCCGGTGCCGAATATGAGGGTAGGGTATGCCTATGATATTACTACCGGCCCATTGAATGGGTATAGCAGTGGTACACATGAAGTATCAGTAGGGTATACTTTCCCCGGTTTCAAAGCGAGAATGGCTAATCCAAGGGTGTTTTAG
- a CDS encoding tandem-95 repeat protein yields MKENFIKVALSICICLIAFPFLAKAQLPYSPCSPSGGKRADVLGIEAKYRAPGGAAPTFTIPTGTKSIAVYVSSETGITTGASDYDQGDEDFITINAIIDVGNATSSGYVNYAKNTNTDGSGTNVYGWKNVALGDTIKQTSKIGDATPYLNNVKFSISGSTLTITENATATHSSYYVEYLSPYNNSLSPLEPQIRALLHGTSTTNTDLSIPIPSGAEIVMISAKGTNSSYSDLNSASGTEEGYANMRFGIDLTAGTLDGFVTLANGGSVDRRSTYVINNKSATATASMLSSGVIAGDYSSKRVLAGGVGVYDPTIYVSGGNLIIKRDANYARDFDDAYVIEFYSRVGLGMSTEFIDSDISAILDGSYAWGAKRTFTIPSGTNFIYFNESGNAVNTDRESNENSLAAYGYIDLTAGTVTGYFYQQVGLSGTIRRDDNYAFKNVPLDSTSTRSASGTVGFENSSGGVYDISFFLSSDKSKLTVINKTGLANPSYQFLLSCDYYGSRPDVAFSTTGITFSKGSSCNIVKASVNVCNPGAGNSNGGMPVSFYSGDPTTDPSAILIYTGTFSQDIPQGVCRTFDFDLDLSSFSNVNIPLTMILNDNGSFVSGGVGHAVGTPFTLSSLANQNSTYKECYYDNNLITAQIAVNNCPVVNLDADSSSGATTKNYINYFAAGSTTGANVTDNDVTVTDPDGDNISSATITLTNNLDGTSEYLILNGTLPSGITISGANTTTITLSGVASAADYAEALKLIQYMNTKASPTTTTRTITIALNDGKETGPSSTTSIYILTSPRVNVTGNGSSIADNKTTTSATDGTYYGVLTPTDGSVSNTFIVQNIGTGTITLTGSPIVAISGDAGFSVTSQPTGTSITSGSGLGFTVTFNPASHAIGTYTAVITITNNDSNTDRATYTFTVSAVVNNLPAVSDNSVSAAEDNPLTFTAANFTSVYTDPDGTALSKIKIVSLPQNGSFKLNGVIITAGQEIAAADLSKIVFTPTANWNGTTSFQWNGSDGTSYATTAATMTINITPVNDAPTISLPTGLAVTEDTPASLKDVSFADVDAGTGTVTATFTVPTGWFNTATVAGVTVTGTGGSITLSGTLSAITSYISGGNLTYSASHTPPASEVITVTISDNGNTGSGGTMTATGTISLGITAVNDAPTGPDTNEETNQDTELDSNVTATDLDGDAVTFTLLTNPSHGTVTVNSDGTYQYIPTTGYIGTDAFTVTVSDGHGGSSTITVNITVKKVNHNPVDATVNNTINEDVTLDSSVSTTDADGDGLTYTKGTDPAHGTVTVNTDGTYTYVPTANYNGTDGFTVLVSDGNGGTATITVNITINPVNDNPSGPDTNEETNEDVALNGQVTATDVDGDAVIYSKGTDPAHGTVVVNSDGTYTYTPATNYNGPDSFTIALSDGNGGTGTITVNITVHPVNDAPVGGTFTEETDEDVALTSQVTGTDVDGDVLTYTKATDPGHGSVVVNSDGTYTYTPATNYNGPDSFTVTVSDGTATATITVNITVHPVNDAPVGGTFTEETDEDVALTSQVTGTDVDGDVLTYTKATDPSHGSVVVNSDGTYTYTPATNYNGTDSFTVTVSDGTETATITVNITVHPVNDAPVGGPFTEETDEDVALTSQVTGTDVDGDVLTYTKATDPGHGSVVVNSDGTYTYTPATNYNGPDSFTVTVSDGNGGTGTITVNITVHAVNDAPVGGTFTEETDEDVALTSQVTGTDVDGDVLTYTKATDPGHGSVVVNSDGTYTYTPATNYNGPDSFTVTVSDGTATATITVNITVHPVNDAPVGGTFTEETDEDVALTSQVTGTDVDGDVLTYTKATDPSHGSVVVNSDGTYTYTPATNYNGPDSFTVTVSDGNGGTSTITVNITVHAVNDSPVGGTFTEETDEDVALTSQVTGTDVDGDMLTYTKATDPSHGSVVVNSDGTYTYIPATNYNGADSFTVTVSDGTETATITVNITVHPVNDAPVGGTFTEETDEDVALTSQVTGTDVDGDVLTYTKATDPSHGSVVVNSDGTYTYTPATNYNGPDSFTVTVSDGTETATITVNITVHAVNNAPVGGTFTEETDEDVALTSQVTGTDVDGDVLTYTKATDPGHGSVVVNNDGTYTYTPTTNYNGPDSFTVTVSDGNGGTSTISIDITVNPVNDDPSGSNTTEQTNEDTPLTSSVTTTDVDGDPLTYSKGVDPSNGSVVVNPDGTYTYTPSTGFTGNDTFTVIVSDGNSGSTEITVTVTVNPVNHDPIVTGGQTITTEQDKPATGTITATDPDGDPLTFTKGDDPTHGSVVVNTDGTYTYTPTPGYTGDDTFTVIVDDGKGGTTEITVTVTVNPVNHDPVITGDQTITTEQDNPATGTITATDPDGDPLTFTKGDDPTHGSVVVNPDGTYTYTPTPGYTGDDTFTVIVDDGKGGTTEVTVTVTVTPDTSNNPIAVNDSVTVVANTPLDIDVLANDSAGTSTFDPGTVTIIDQPTHGSVVVNSNGIITYTPATGYTGEDSFTYTVTTADGKTTNTATVRISTSFAEITVPTLFTPNGDGQNDVFEIRGLSQYAETELIIVNRWGNEVFRQKNYQNTWKGDGLNEGTYFYLLRIKRTASSGWEVIKGYTTLVRNFNN; encoded by the coding sequence ATGAAAGAAAATTTCATTAAAGTAGCGTTAAGCATTTGCATCTGCTTAATAGCGTTCCCGTTTCTGGCAAAGGCCCAGTTACCTTACAGTCCATGTAGTCCAAGCGGCGGTAAAAGAGCCGACGTATTAGGCATAGAAGCCAAATACAGAGCTCCCGGAGGCGCAGCCCCCACCTTTACCATTCCGACCGGGACTAAATCCATCGCGGTGTATGTTTCTTCCGAAACAGGTATAACCACCGGGGCCTCCGATTATGACCAGGGAGATGAGGACTTCATCACCATTAATGCAATCATTGATGTGGGAAATGCTACATCTTCCGGTTATGTAAACTATGCGAAGAATACCAATACCGATGGTTCTGGTACCAACGTATATGGATGGAAGAATGTGGCCCTGGGCGATACCATTAAGCAGACCAGTAAAATCGGGGATGCGACGCCTTACCTGAACAATGTGAAGTTTTCTATCTCAGGATCTACCCTGACTATTACAGAAAATGCAACAGCTACTCACTCCTCTTATTATGTAGAATACCTGTCGCCTTACAACAACTCGCTTAGTCCGCTGGAACCACAGATCAGGGCATTGCTGCACGGAACATCGACAACGAATACCGATCTGAGTATTCCCATTCCTTCCGGGGCTGAAATTGTTATGATTTCGGCCAAGGGTACAAACTCCAGTTATAGCGACCTGAATTCAGCATCCGGTACAGAAGAAGGGTATGCTAATATGCGTTTTGGTATTGACCTTACAGCCGGTACATTGGATGGTTTTGTGACATTGGCAAATGGAGGTTCGGTAGACAGAAGATCTACTTATGTAATCAATAATAAGTCGGCTACCGCTACCGCCAGCATGCTATCATCCGGCGTCATTGCAGGTGATTATTCGAGTAAGAGAGTATTGGCAGGTGGTGTGGGCGTATATGATCCTACGATTTATGTATCCGGGGGGAACCTGATTATAAAAAGAGATGCGAACTATGCAAGAGACTTTGATGATGCGTATGTAATAGAATTTTACTCCCGTGTGGGATTGGGGATGAGTACAGAGTTTATCGATTCTGACATTTCCGCCATTCTGGATGGTAGTTATGCCTGGGGCGCGAAGCGTACATTCACCATTCCTTCAGGTACTAACTTTATATATTTTAATGAATCGGGTAATGCAGTAAACACCGACAGGGAGAGCAATGAAAACTCACTGGCGGCCTACGGCTATATAGACCTGACAGCAGGAACCGTGACCGGTTACTTCTACCAGCAGGTAGGTCTGAGTGGTACAATCAGAAGGGATGACAACTATGCTTTTAAAAATGTACCGCTGGATAGTACCAGTACACGTAGTGCTTCGGGAACAGTTGGGTTCGAGAACTCCTCCGGTGGAGTATATGATATTAGTTTCTTCCTGTCTTCTGACAAGAGTAAACTGACAGTCATCAATAAAACAGGTCTGGCTAACCCTAGTTACCAGTTCCTCCTTTCGTGTGATTATTATGGTTCACGTCCGGATGTGGCGTTTAGTACTACGGGCATTACATTCTCGAAAGGTAGTTCCTGTAATATTGTTAAGGCATCTGTGAACGTATGTAACCCCGGTGCTGGTAATAGCAATGGTGGCATGCCGGTATCCTTTTACTCTGGTGATCCGACTACAGATCCATCAGCGATATTAATATATACAGGTACATTCAGCCAGGATATACCACAGGGTGTGTGCCGTACCTTTGATTTTGACCTGGACCTCAGCAGTTTCAGCAATGTGAATATTCCGCTGACGATGATACTGAATGATAATGGTTCATTTGTAAGTGGTGGAGTAGGGCATGCAGTAGGTACACCTTTCACATTATCGAGCCTGGCGAATCAGAACAGTACTTATAAAGAATGTTATTACGACAATAACCTGATCACTGCTCAGATTGCGGTGAATAACTGTCCGGTGGTAAACCTGGATGCAGATAGCAGTTCTGGCGCCACCACAAAGAATTATATCAATTACTTTGCCGCGGGTAGTACGACTGGTGCCAATGTGACTGACAATGATGTAACGGTGACAGATCCGGATGGTGATAATATTTCCAGCGCGACGATCACATTGACGAATAACCTGGATGGTACATCAGAATACCTGATACTGAATGGAACACTGCCTTCAGGCATTACCATTTCCGGTGCAAATACAACAACGATAACCTTATCTGGTGTGGCATCTGCTGCTGATTATGCAGAGGCGTTGAAGCTGATTCAGTACATGAATACAAAGGCTTCGCCAACGACTACGACCCGTACCATCACGATCGCATTGAATGATGGTAAAGAAACGGGGCCTTCGTCAACCACTAGTATCTATATCTTAACATCTCCAAGAGTCAATGTAACAGGTAATGGTTCTTCCATTGCAGACAACAAGACGACGACTTCCGCAACCGATGGTACTTACTACGGCGTGTTGACGCCAACAGATGGGTCTGTGAGTAATACCTTTATTGTACAGAACATAGGTACAGGTACGATCACACTGACGGGTTCTCCGATTGTGGCAATCAGTGGAGATGCTGGTTTTAGTGTGACTTCACAGCCTACTGGTACATCGATCACAAGTGGTTCGGGTCTTGGTTTTACCGTGACCTTCAATCCTGCATCACATGCGATTGGTACTTACACAGCCGTAATTACGATCACGAATAATGATAGTAATACGGATCGTGCTACATATACATTCACGGTATCGGCGGTGGTGAACAACCTGCCGGCTGTATCGGATAATAGTGTATCAGCGGCAGAAGATAATCCATTAACTTTTACAGCAGCGAACTTTACCAGTGTATATACAGATCCTGACGGAACGGCATTGTCAAAGATCAAGATAGTAAGCTTGCCACAGAATGGCAGCTTCAAACTGAACGGTGTCATTATTACTGCAGGACAGGAAATAGCAGCGGCTGATCTGTCTAAGATTGTATTTACGCCGACAGCAAATTGGAATGGTACGACATCATTCCAGTGGAATGGTTCTGATGGTACATCTTATGCAACCACAGCAGCGACTATGACGATTAATATTACACCTGTCAATGATGCACCGACTATTTCCCTGCCTACGGGCCTGGCGGTGACAGAAGATACGCCTGCTTCATTGAAAGATGTATCTTTTGCAGATGTGGATGCGGGTACGGGTACAGTAACAGCGACCTTTACTGTGCCGACTGGTTGGTTCAATACTGCTACAGTAGCGGGTGTGACGGTGACGGGAACTGGTGGAAGTATTACATTGTCAGGTACATTGTCTGCCATCACTAGTTATATCTCGGGTGGTAACCTGACCTATTCTGCTTCACATACGCCTCCGGCTTCAGAGGTAATTACGGTGACTATTTCTGATAATGGGAATACCGGAAGTGGTGGTACGATGACGGCTACGGGTACGATTTCCCTGGGTATTACAGCTGTGAATGATGCGCCGACGGGACCTGATACGAATGAAGAAACAAATCAGGATACTGAGCTGGATAGTAACGTAACGGCTACAGATCTGGATGGGGATGCGGTTACATTTACTTTATTGACTAATCCTTCTCATGGTACGGTGACGGTGAATAGTGATGGTACATATCAATATATACCGACTACAGGTTATATCGGTACAGATGCGTTTACAGTGACGGTGAGTGATGGTCATGGAGGTAGTTCAACCATTACAGTAAATATTACTGTGAAGAAGGTGAATCATAATCCTGTAGATGCAACTGTAAATAATACGATTAATGAAGATGTTACGTTGGACAGCAGTGTAAGTACGACAGATGCAGATGGTGATGGCCTGACATATACCAAAGGCACTGATCCTGCGCATGGTACGGTGACGGTGAATACAGACGGTACTTATACATATGTTCCGACTGCTAATTATAATGGAACAGATGGTTTCACGGTCCTGGTAAGTGATGGTAATGGTGGCACTGCGACGATTACGGTAAATATCACTATTAATCCGGTGAATGATAATCCATCTGGTCCGGATACGAATGAAGAGACGAATGAGGATGTGGCATTGAATGGTCAGGTAACTGCTACGGATGTGGATGGTGATGCGGTGATATATTCAAAAGGAACTGATCCTGCACATGGCACGGTTGTAGTGAATAGCGATGGTACTTATACTTATACACCGGCTACTAATTATAATGGCCCGGATAGTTTCACAATTGCTTTAAGTGATGGTAATGGTGGGACAGGTACAATTACAGTCAACATTACAGTACATCCTGTAAATGATGCGCCTGTTGGAGGTACGTTTACTGAAGAGACGGATGAAGATGTTGCTTTGACCAGTCAGGTAACCGGTACTGATGTAGATGGCGATGTACTGACTTATACTAAGGCTACCGATCCAGGACATGGTTCAGTAGTGGTAAATAGTGATGGTACATATACTTACACACCAGCTACAAATTATAATGGTCCTGATAGCTTCACAGTAACAGTAAGTGATGGAACAGCGACTGCAACAATCACAGTTAATATCACAGTACATCCGGTAAATGACGCACCAGTAGGTGGTACGTTTACTGAAGAGACGGATGAAGATGTAGCTTTGACCAGTCAGGTAACCGGTACTGATGTAGATGGCGATGTACTGACTTATACTAAGGCTACCGATCCATCACATGGTTCAGTAGTAGTTAATAGTGACGGTACATATACTTACACTCCTGCTACTAATTATAATGGTACGGATAGCTTCACAGTAACAGTAAGTGATGGAACAGAAACTGCTACAATTACAGTCAACATCACAGTACATCCTGTAAATGATGCGCCTGTTGGAGGTCCGTTTACAGAGGAGACGGATGAAGATGTTGCTTTGACCAGTCAGGTAACCGGCACCGATGTAGATGGCGATGTGCTGACTTATACCAAGGCTACCGATCCAGGACATGGTTCAGTAGTGGTAAATAGTGATGGTACATATACTTACACACCAGCTACAAATTATAATGGTCCTGATAGCTTCACAGTAACGGTAAGTGATGGTAATGGTGGGACAGGTACAATTACGGTAAATATCACAGTACACGCTGTAAATGATGCGCCTGTAGGAGGTACGTTTACAGAGGAGACGGATGAAGATGTTGCTTTGACCAGTCAGGTAACCGGCACCGATGTAGATGGCGATGTGCTGACTTATACCAAGGCTACCGATCCAGGACATGGTTCAGTAGTGGTGAATAGCGATGGCACATATACTTACACACCAGCTACAAATTATAATGGTCCTGATAGCTTCACAGTAACAGTAAGTGATGGAACAGCGACTGCAACAATCACAGTTAATATCACAGTACATCCGGTAAATGACGCACCAGTAGGAGGCACCTTTACTGAGGAAACGGATGAAGATGTTGCTTTGACCAGTCAGGTAACCGGTACTGATGTAGATGGCGATGTGCTGACTTATACCAAGGCTACCGATCCATCACATGGTTCAGTAGTAGTAAATAGTGATGGTACATATACTTATACTCCTGCTACTAATTATAATGGTCCTGATAGCTTCACAGTAACAGTAAGCGATGGTAATGGTGGGACAAGTACAATTACAGTAAATATCACAGTACACGCTGTAAATGACTCACCAGTAGGAGGCACCTTTACTGAAGAAACGGATGAAGATGTTGCTTTGACCAGTCAGGTAACCGGCACCGATGTAGATGGCGATATGCTGACTTATACCAAGGCTACCGATCCATCACATGGTTCAGTAGTAGTAAATAGTGATGGTACATATACTTATATTCCTGCTACTAATTATAATGGTGCAGATAGCTTCACAGTAACAGTAAGTGATGGAACAGAAACTGCTACAATTACAGTCAACATCACAGTACATCCTGTAAATGATGCGCCTGTTGGAGGTACGTTTACAGAGGAGACGGATGAAGATGTTGCTTTGACCAGTCAGGTAACCGGCACCGATGTAGATGGCGATGTGCTGACTTATACCAAGGCAACCGATCCATCACATGGTTCAGTAGTAGTAAATAGTGATGGCACATATACTTACACTCCTGCCACTAATTATAATGGTCCTGATAGCTTCACAGTAACAGTAAGCGATGGAACAGAAACTGCTACAATTACAGTCAATATCACAGTACACGCTGTAAATAATGCACCAGTAGGAGGTACCTTTACAGAAGAAACGGATGAAGATGTTGCTTTGACCAGTCAGGTAACCGGTACTGATGTAGATGGCGATGTGCTGACTTATACCAAGGCTACTGATCCAGGACATGGTTCAGTAGTGGTAAATAATGATGGTACATATACTTATACTCCTACCACTAATTATAATGGTCCTGATAGCTTTACAGTAACAGTAAGCGATGGCAATGGTGGCACTAGCACTATCAGTATTGACATCACTGTCAATCCTGTAAACGATGATCCATCTGGCTCAAACACCACTGAACAAACAAATGAAGACACTCCACTGACCAGCAGTGTAACCACTACTGATGTAGATGGCGATCCGCTGACTTACAGCAAAGGTGTTGATCCATCAAATGGCTCCGTAGTTGTAAATCCTGACGGTACCTACACTTACACACCATCTACCGGGTTCACCGGCAACGATACCTTCACTGTTATCGTTAGCGATGGCAATAGTGGCTCTACCGAAATCACTGTTACCGTTACTGTAAATCCAGTCAATCACGATCCAATAGTAACCGGTGGCCAAACCATCACCACTGAGCAAGACAAACCAGCTACTGGCACCATCACCGCTACCGATCCAGACGGCGATCCACTCACCTTCACCAAAGGTGACGATCCAACCCACGGCTCCGTAGTAGTAAATACTGACGGTACATATACTTATACACCAACACCAGGCTACACCGGCGATGACACCTTCACCGTTATCGTAGACGATGGCAAAGGTGGTACTACCGAAATCACCGTGACAGTTACTGTAAATCCAGTCAATCACGATCCAGTAATAACCGGTGACCAAACCATCACCACTGAGCAGGACAACCCAGCCACTGGCACCATCACCGCTACCGATCCAGACGGCGATCCACTCACCTTCACCAAAGGCGACGATCCAACCCACGGCTCTGTAGTAGTAAATCCTGACGGTACATACACTTACACACCAACACCAGGCTACACCGGCGATGACACCTTCACCGTTATCGTAGACGATGGCAAAGGCGGTACTACCGAGGTGACAGTCACCGTTACCGTAACACCTGACACCTCCAACAACCCGATTGCCGTTAACGACAGCGTAACAGTAGTCGCCAACACACCACTCGACATCGACGTCCTCGCCAACGACAGCGCAGGTACTTCGACCTTCGATCCGGGTACTGTAACTATCATAGATCAACCTACCCACGGTTCAGTAGTCGTAAACAGCAACGGTATCATCACCTACACACCTGCTACAGGTTACACCGGTGAAGACTCCTTCACTTATACAGTGACAACCGCTGATGGTAAAACTACCAACACCGCTACTGTCAGGATCTCTACCTCATTCGCAGAGATCACCGTACCAACCCTGTTCACACCGAACGGCGATGGGCAGAACGATGTATTCGAAATCAGGGGCCTCAGCCAGTACGCTGAAACTGAACTGATCATCGTAAACCGTTGGGGTAATGAAGTCTTCAGACAAAAGAACTACCAGAATACATGGAAAGGAGATGGCTTGAACGAAGGGACTTATTTCTACCTGCTGCGAATCAAACGCACAGCTAGTTCAGGATGGGAAGTGATCAAAGGATACACTACACTGGTAAGGAACTTTAACAATTAA
- a CDS encoding STAS/SEC14 domain-containing protein encodes MIEILPAMPNNMVGFKATGEVTQDNFLNIVDPVVRELVSRTGELNYLMIIETPLKNWTMGAWLQDALLGIMEISKWNRVAIVSGSDLLNKFTDVFGMFVPGTFKGFGAEQFSEAVHWVSTGK; translated from the coding sequence ATGATAGAGATCCTTCCAGCCATGCCCAATAATATGGTCGGCTTTAAAGCCACCGGCGAAGTTACGCAGGACAATTTTCTCAACATCGTAGATCCGGTAGTGAGGGAGTTGGTCAGTCGTACCGGCGAACTCAATTACCTGATGATCATAGAAACCCCGTTAAAAAACTGGACGATGGGAGCCTGGTTACAAGATGCATTACTCGGCATCATGGAGATTTCAAAATGGAACAGGGTTGCGATCGTATCAGGTTCTGATTTGCTGAATAAATTTACCGACGTGTTTGGCATGTTCGTACCAGGCACATTCAAAGGATTTGGGGCGGAACAGTTTTCCGAAGCAGTGCATTGGGTATCAACAGGTAAGTAA
- a CDS encoding endo alpha-1,4 polygalactosaminidase gives MRPILLIPFALFALSACSKNNDSDTTSGSSNDSADVDTTTSDYKQSMRDFVIGISKYAKAAHAGFIVVPQNSIELVTKNGESTGTPDTAYLNAIDANGQEDLYYGYNDDDVATPASTINYLTPLLKISKNAGNTILVTDYCSTHSKMTDSYTKNNAQGYISFAADSRGLDDIPAFPSPIYAENTTAVTSIGQVKNFLYLIDPASGYNSKTAFINAVKATNYDLLITDLYFDNSAFTAAELAELKKKANGGTRLVISYMSIGEAEDYRYYWQTSWTNTKPGWLDAENPDWPGNYKVKYWYSDWQKIIYGNDSSYTKKILNAGFDGVYLDIIDAFEYYEK, from the coding sequence ATGAGACCTATACTTTTGATTCCATTTGCGCTATTTGCCCTAAGCGCCTGTAGCAAGAACAATGATTCTGATACCACTTCAGGGTCCAGCAATGACAGCGCCGATGTCGACACCACTACCAGCGATTACAAACAATCTATGCGTGACTTTGTGATTGGCATCAGCAAGTATGCCAAGGCAGCACATGCCGGGTTTATTGTAGTACCACAGAATAGTATTGAACTGGTAACTAAGAACGGGGAAAGCACCGGAACACCGGATACCGCCTATCTGAATGCCATTGATGCTAACGGTCAGGAAGATCTGTATTATGGATATAATGACGATGATGTAGCCACCCCTGCTTCTACTATCAATTACCTGACCCCCCTGCTGAAAATTTCGAAAAATGCAGGGAATACCATCCTCGTTACTGATTATTGCTCTACGCATTCCAAAATGACGGATTCTTATACCAAGAACAATGCACAAGGTTATATTTCCTTTGCAGCAGACTCCCGGGGACTGGATGATATTCCTGCTTTCCCATCCCCGATCTATGCAGAGAACACCACAGCTGTGACGAGCATTGGCCAGGTAAAGAACTTCCTTTACCTGATTGATCCGGCAAGTGGGTATAATTCTAAAACCGCCTTTATCAATGCAGTAAAAGCTACGAATTATGACTTATTGATTACTGATCTGTATTTTGATAACAGCGCATTTACGGCTGCTGAACTCGCAGAGCTGAAAAAGAAAGCAAACGGTGGCACAAGACTGGTGATTTCTTATATGTCAATTGGCGAAGCAGAAGATTACAGGTATTACTGGCAGACCAGCTGGACAAACACAAAACCAGGCTGGTTAGATGCAGAAAATCCTGACTGGCCGGGGAATTACAAAGTGAAGTATTGGTATAGCGACTGGCAGAAAATCATTTATGGAAATGATAGTTCTTATACAAAAAAGATACTGAATGCAGGGTTTGACGGGGTATACCTGGATATAATAGACGCATTTGAGTATTACGAAAAATAA